From the genome of Patescibacteria group bacterium, one region includes:
- a CDS encoding ABC transporter ATP-binding protein: MAKYTKQTFRIYWHQTKKYRGAFLLICLAISIGSITNLVAPLFYKEFFDVLSSAGETAGKIGSLKIILLKVLGVYLVSWVFWRTAGFGVSYFQTHIMADLMNDCFAYIHKHSVTFFNNNFVGSLVKKVNRFAHSFELIADLIFWDLLPITVDIIMIFVVLSQKNLMLGLAVLLWVIIYLLVNYIFSRYKMKFDVRRAVLNSKVTGMLADTITNHLNVKLFNGYERERGGFRGINSQYQKLQQFTWNLANYFEGGQALMMIGLELGVMYYAVTLWQQDILSVGDFVLLQAYLLNIILRLWNFGRIIRKYYEALADAEEMTEILETPHEIKDIPGALPISVKMGSINFENVAFSYNMTRKIIRDLNLKIEAREKIALVGPSGSGKSTIVNLLLRNYDLTDGQISVDGQKINSVTQESLWHNIALVNQDPILFHRTLKENISYGLPSAGDADVIEAAKQAHAHDFIRSLPGGYSTYVGERGVKLSGGERQRVAIARAILKNAPILVLDEATSSLDSESEELIQDALGNLMKDKTVIVIAHRLSTIMKMDRIIVLNEGAIVEQGTHQELVNSKGGLYKKLWEKQIGGFIE; encoded by the coding sequence ATGGCAAAGTATACCAAACAAACATTCAGAATTTATTGGCACCAGACAAAAAAGTATCGGGGTGCATTTTTGCTTATTTGTCTGGCGATCAGTATCGGTTCAATTACCAATCTTGTCGCGCCGCTTTTTTATAAGGAATTTTTTGATGTATTGTCGAGTGCTGGTGAGACTGCCGGAAAAATAGGATCATTAAAAATTATTCTGCTAAAAGTGCTCGGTGTTTATCTGGTTAGCTGGGTTTTTTGGCGTACGGCCGGTTTTGGTGTTTCATATTTTCAAACACACATCATGGCTGATCTGATGAACGACTGTTTTGCGTATATCCATAAACACTCAGTAACATTTTTCAATAATAATTTTGTCGGATCGTTGGTGAAAAAAGTCAACCGTTTTGCTCATTCCTTTGAGTTAATTGCCGACCTGATTTTTTGGGACCTGTTGCCGATTACCGTGGATATAATTATGATCTTTGTTGTTCTGAGCCAGAAGAATCTAATGCTAGGTCTGGCCGTGCTGTTATGGGTGATAATTTATTTGTTGGTTAACTACATTTTCAGTCGTTATAAGATGAAGTTTGATGTCAGGCGGGCGGTATTGAATTCCAAAGTAACCGGGATGTTGGCCGATACTATAACTAATCATCTAAACGTCAAACTATTTAACGGTTACGAAAGGGAAAGAGGCGGTTTCCGCGGGATTAACAGTCAATATCAGAAACTTCAGCAGTTTACCTGGAATCTGGCCAATTATTTCGAAGGCGGGCAGGCATTAATGATGATTGGTTTGGAGTTGGGGGTAATGTATTATGCGGTTACGCTCTGGCAACAGGATATTTTAAGTGTCGGCGATTTTGTATTGTTGCAGGCATATCTTTTAAACATCATTTTAAGATTATGGAATTTCGGCCGGATCATCCGAAAATATTATGAGGCATTAGCTGATGCTGAAGAGATGACTGAGATACTTGAGACTCCACATGAAATAAAGGATATACCCGGAGCATTACCGATATCAGTAAAGATGGGTTCGATAAATTTTGAAAATGTTGCTTTCAGTTACAATATGACACGCAAAATAATTAGAGATTTGAATTTAAAGATTGAAGCACGGGAAAAAATTGCCCTGGTCGGTCCTTCCGGTTCCGGCAAATCCACGATAGTAAACCTATTGCTGCGCAATTATGATTTAACTGATGGGCAAATATCTGTTGACGGTCAGAAGATCAATAGTGTCACCCAGGAATCACTTTGGCATAATATTGCACTAGTGAATCAGGACCCGATTTTATTTCACCGGACACTGAAAGAAAACATCTCCTACGGCTTGCCGAGTGCCGGTGATGCGGATGTAATTGAAGCTGCTAAACAGGCTCATGCACATGACTTCATTCGCAGTCTGCCGGGGGGTTATAGCACTTATGTTGGTGAACGTGGTGTTAAACTTTCGGGTGGGGAACGCCAGCGCGTGGCTATTGCACGTGCTATATTAAAAAATGCGCCGATATTGGTACTGGATGAAGCGACCTCTTCGCTTGATTCTGAATCAGAAGAGCTGATCCAAGATGCATTGGGTAATTTGATGAAGGATAAGACAGTTATTGTAATTGCCCATCGTCTTTCAACAATTATGAAAATGGACCGGATTATTGTGCTGAATGAAGGCGCGATTGTGGAGCAGGGAACGCACCAGGAATTAGTAAACAGCAAGGGCGGTCTTTATAAAAAACTCTGGGAAAAACAGATCGGTGGATTTATAGAGTAA
- a CDS encoding MFS transporter: MKITKNLKVLYFLGFVLALAAAFPGYIRSTFMEEFVDVGRVGLFFLGEALLSLAAINFFPYFIKKISNYKLAIIIILLQITSIILLITTNSTVGAFIFFALTGSMGYLIWINMDVFVERFTTNPTTGRIRTTYFTFINLGWLFSPLAVGYLTGEGNYRLIYIMAAILLSIALAIILYNKKLLADHLQYEHHHSLTTLKHIWNNINLRGIFAIAFLLELFYATAVIYAPIYLHQTIGFEWKTIGMIFTFMLLPFIFLEIPAGIFADKYNGEKKVLNLGFMIIASAVALFFFIKSDNPFVWALILFLSRCGAALIEAMRETYFFKTVDVKDIDYINFFRNASPLGYLIGSGLSMLVLKFYPIEYLFLFLSLILLTGIYFSWRIPETKK, translated from the coding sequence ATGAAAATAACAAAAAATCTTAAAGTATTATATTTTCTCGGATTTGTTCTAGCTCTAGCCGCAGCTTTTCCTGGATACATCCGTTCTACCTTTATGGAAGAATTTGTGGACGTCGGGCGGGTCGGTTTGTTTTTTCTGGGCGAAGCGCTACTCAGCCTGGCTGCCATTAATTTTTTCCCCTACTTTATCAAGAAAATCAGCAATTATAAGCTGGCCATTATAATAATTTTGCTGCAGATAACAAGCATTATTCTATTGATTACCACAAACTCTACTGTTGGTGCGTTTATATTCTTTGCTTTAACGGGAAGTATGGGCTATCTGATCTGGATTAATATGGATGTTTTTGTTGAGCGTTTCACTACCAACCCGACAACCGGCAGGATCAGAACTACTTATTTTACCTTCATTAATCTGGGCTGGCTTTTCTCCCCCTTGGCAGTTGGCTATCTGACCGGCGAAGGAAATTATCGCTTGATCTATATCATGGCGGCAATACTTCTATCAATCGCACTGGCGATCATTCTGTATAACAAAAAACTACTGGCCGATCATCTGCAATACGAACATCATCACTCGCTGACGACACTGAAACATATATGGAATAATATAAATCTGCGCGGTATATTTGCAATCGCCTTTCTACTGGAACTGTTTTATGCAACTGCGGTAATTTACGCGCCGATCTATCTGCACCAGACCATCGGTTTTGAATGGAAAACAATCGGTATGATCTTCACCTTCATGCTCTTACCTTTCATATTCCTGGAGATACCCGCCGGAATTTTCGCCGACAAATATAACGGCGAGAAAAAAGTTTTGAATCTCGGTTTTATGATTATCGCATCTGCCGTTGCCCTGTTTTTCTTTATAAAATCTGATAATCCGTTTGTCTGGGCGCTGATTTTATTTTTAAGCAGATGCGGGGCGGCATTAATTGAAGCGATGAGAGAAACATATTTCTTCAAAACTGTTGATGTCAAGGATATTGACTATATTAATTTTTTTCGCAACGCATCACCACTGGGGTATCTGATCGGATCCGGGCTTTCGATGCTTGTGTTAAAATTCTACCCGATTGAATACCTGTTTCTTTTTCTTTCTTTAATTTTGCTAACCGGAATATACTTTAGCTGGAGAATTCCAGAGACAAAAAAATAA
- a CDS encoding divergent PAP2 family protein has protein sequence MFVTRRKNTTSSGSEMNGIFHNQVLLTAIAANFTAQLLKVIITFYPEGSFQPRRLFETGGMPSSHTAGIIALAAGLGITEGWDSAEFAIGFTLAAFIIYDAAKVRHATGKHAEVLNVLIRELEHLLERDSRPQALKTLLGHTLPQVVAGAFIGLLATVISFRPF, from the coding sequence TTGTTCGTTACGAGACGCAAAAACACAACATCCTCGGGAAGTGAAATGAACGGAATTTTTCACAACCAGGTGCTTCTGACAGCCATCGCCGCCAACTTCACGGCACAACTTCTGAAAGTCATTATCACATTCTATCCAGAGGGGAGTTTTCAGCCCAGAAGGTTATTTGAGACGGGAGGTATGCCCTCTTCTCACACAGCCGGAATCATCGCGCTGGCTGCCGGTCTGGGAATAACCGAAGGGTGGGACAGCGCTGAGTTTGCCATCGGCTTCACGCTTGCAGCATTCATCATCTACGACGCTGCAAAAGTTCGGCACGCCACGGGTAAACACGCAGAAGTGCTTAATGTCCTAATCAGAGAGTTAGAGCATCTGCTCGAACGCGATTCACGACCGCAAGCGTTGAAAACACTTCTGGGACATACACTGCCACAGGTAGTTGCCGGTGCTTTTATCGGGCTACTAGCGACTGTTATTTCCTTCAGGCCATTCTAA